In the Haloferula helveola genome, one interval contains:
- a CDS encoding group 1 truncated hemoglobin, producing the protein METESLFTRVGGEAGIEKLVDAFYGRVTSDALLAPFFEKVPMEHLTKMQKEFFSEALGGPLFYTGRSMRQVHAGRGIRKEHLQRFTEILLETLEAERDDLDLTPKDVNDIYSRIAIEADRITDDVAESG; encoded by the coding sequence ATGGAAACCGAATCGCTCTTCACACGGGTCGGCGGGGAGGCCGGCATCGAGAAGTTGGTCGACGCATTCTACGGCCGGGTCACGTCCGACGCGCTACTTGCCCCCTTCTTCGAGAAGGTGCCGATGGAGCACCTGACGAAGATGCAGAAGGAATTCTTCAGCGAGGCCCTCGGCGGTCCGCTGTTCTACACCGGCCGGTCAATGAGACAGGTCCACGCGGGACGCGGAATCCGGAAGGAGCACCTGCAGCGCTTCACCGAAATCCTGCTCGAGACGCTGGAGGCGGAGCGGGATGACCTCGATCTCACGCCGAAGGACGTCAACGACATCTACAGCCGGATCGCGATCGAGGCGGACCGTATCACCGACGACGTGGCCGAGTCGGGCTGA